TTCCCCCCGTTTTTTGGACAGGTAGTTAAGCCAAGATTTTGGTAGAACGGAAGTCAAAAAAGACGGGAGAAAGAAGATGTCGCAGAAACGGCGGAAGCATTCGGACGAGTTCAAGGCGAAGGTGGCATTGGAGGCGATAAAAGGGGTGAGGACATTGAGCGAGTTGAGCTCGTTCTTCGGGGTACACCCGACCGTGA
This window of the Candidatus Auribacterota bacterium genome carries:
- a CDS encoding transposase, yielding MSQKRRKHSDEFKAKVALEAIKGVRTLSELSSFFGVHPTV